GAGCTTTGCAAGGAGAAATAAGATCGAGAAGGCCCTGAGTATCTTGGACTACTTGGACCAGCAGGGCATCCCGGTTAACGTCACCACATTCTCCGCCCTCATCGCCGCATGTGTCCGTACAAGGTCGTTGGATCACGGCAAGCAAATCCACACTCATATTCGGATTAATGGGCTCGAAAACAATGACTTTATACGCACAAAGTTGGTAAATATGTACACTAGTTTTGGGTCAGTGGATGATGCACAGAAGCTGTTTGATGAAAGTTCTAGCAAGAACGTGTACTCGTGGAATGCCTTGCTTAGAGGCACTGTCATTGCTGGTGGGAAGCGGTACGGTGATGTTCTTGATACTTATTCGGAAATGCGGGTGTTAGGGGTTGAGTTGAATGTGTATAGTTTCTCTAGTGTGATTAAGAGCTTTGCAGGTGCTTCGGCACTGTCGCAAGGTTTGAAGACGCATGCCCTTTTGGTTAAGAACGGTTTCATCGATAGCGCAATTGTTCGGACCAGTTTGGTTGATTTGTACTTTAAATGTGGCAAGATTAAGCTTGCTCACCGCTTGTTTGAAGAATTTGGTGATAGAGATGTTGTTGTATGGGGAGCCATGATTGCAGGTTTTGCGCATAATAGGCGGCAAAGGGAAGCTTTGGAGTATGTTAGGATGATGGTCGATGAAGGAATAAGGCTGAATTCGGTTATATTGACTAGTATTCTTCCTGTGATTGGGGACGTTGGGGCTCGAAAGCTAGGGCAGGAGGTTCATGCTTTTGTGGTGAAGACGAAAAGCTATTCGAAGCAGATTTTCATTCAGTCTGGCTTGATAGACATGTATTGCAAGTGTGGAGATATGGATGTGGGGCGGCGGGTTTTTTATCATTCTAAGGAGAGGAATACAATTTGCTGGACTGCTTTGATGTCGGGTTATGTTGCAAATGGGAGGCCTGAGCAGGCATTGCGATCGATCATTTGGATGCAGCAGGAAGGGTTTAAGCCAGATTTGGTCACGGTTGCCACCATCCTTCCAGTTTGTGCAGAATTGAAGGATTTGAAAAGAGGGAAGGAGATACATGCATATGCTGTGAAAAATTGTTTCTTGCCCAATGTATCTataatttcttctttgatggTGATGTACTCGAAGTGTGGCATCTTTGAGTACTCCATAAGACTATTCGATGGGATGGAGAACAGAAATATTATTCTTTGGACGGCCATGATTGATTCCTATATTGACAACGGATGCCTCTACGAGGCACTTGGTCTGGTAAGGTCAATGGTCTTATCGAAGCACAGGCCAGATTCCGTTGCAATGGCAAGGATTTTGAATATTTGCAATGGCCTAAAGAATTTGAAGCTTGGGAAAGAAATTCATGGACAAGTTTTGAAGAAGAACTTTGAATCGATCCCTTTTGTTACTGCTGAAATTGTGAAAATGTATGGGCGATGTGGAGCCATTGATCATGCAAAGTCTGTTTTCGATGCAATCCCTGTCAAGGGTTCAATGACTTGGACTGCAATCATAGAGGCTTATGCATACAATGACATGTATCAAGAAGCTATCAATCTGTTCGATCAGATGAGATCTAAAGACTTCACTCCGAACCATTTCACTTTCCAGGTGGTTCTATCTATTTGCGATCGAGCTGGATTTGTTGATGATGCTTGCCGTATCTTCCATTTAATGTCTCGTGTGTACAAAGTTAAGGTATCTGAGGAACAATATTCTCTAATCATTGGACTTCTTGATCGTTTTGGCCGTGTTGAGGAGGCTCAAAGATTTACAACATTGAGTTCATCTCTGTCGTAATGATGGATGGTTGGACCTTCCTTCTTTCATGTATAAATTTCGTAAGCTCCTGAaactttctttgtgattactaGTTTTCTGCAATTTCACAAATGTATAGAGACCCATTTTATCTTCATGTATGAGTAACATGgtaattttcaatttacttCAATGTGATCGTTGTTACCAAtttacggtttttttttttttttacctcctCCTTGAATTAAGAACTTCATTAGGAATCTCATCAATTGAATCGAAATAAAATTCGAATCCAAACCCAAATGCAGATAGACGGTTTGTGAAATACCTTAATCAAAATGTAAGctcaaattattgaaaaatacATTCTAAAAAACAATTACAGTATAAAAAAGAATTATTAACCTAATAGAGAATCACACCAGTTAAGCTCAAAAAGGTGATTAGTGGATCCATCATCAAGGGGATTTAAAAAGACATAAACATGTGATCCATCTTTGACTCCATAATCAACGAGCAAAACTCCGTCTGCATCGTCATTCATGAGACGGCTACAATGACGATCATCACTATCAGTGTCAAGAATCAAGATCAGACGGTGGTAAGGGAGCTCCTGCTGGGCTTCAATTTCCCGTTTTAGATCAGCAACCGTGGCCTCCTTTCCGACTTGAACATAGAAGAGAGTTCCT
This region of Malus domestica chromosome 07, GDT2T_hap1 genomic DNA includes:
- the LOC103438966 gene encoding pentatricopeptide repeat-containing protein At1g71460, chloroplastic; the encoded protein is MEAVTVTSPPLSLHHHCFPPSTRIAAANSNECNKHRQTFKRKALSSRRKQKTPTFEEHDAFPDSLPLHTKNPHAIYKDIQSFARRNKIEKALSILDYLDQQGIPVNVTTFSALIAACVRTRSLDHGKQIHTHIRINGLENNDFIRTKLVNMYTSFGSVDDAQKLFDESSSKNVYSWNALLRGTVIAGGKRYGDVLDTYSEMRVLGVELNVYSFSSVIKSFAGASALSQGLKTHALLVKNGFIDSAIVRTSLVDLYFKCGKIKLAHRLFEEFGDRDVVVWGAMIAGFAHNRRQREALEYVRMMVDEGIRLNSVILTSILPVIGDVGARKLGQEVHAFVVKTKSYSKQIFIQSGLIDMYCKCGDMDVGRRVFYHSKERNTICWTALMSGYVANGRPEQALRSIIWMQQEGFKPDLVTVATILPVCAELKDLKRGKEIHAYAVKNCFLPNVSIISSLMVMYSKCGIFEYSIRLFDGMENRNIILWTAMIDSYIDNGCLYEALGLVRSMVLSKHRPDSVAMARILNICNGLKNLKLGKEIHGQVLKKNFESIPFVTAEIVKMYGRCGAIDHAKSVFDAIPVKGSMTWTAIIEAYAYNDMYQEAINLFDQMRSKDFTPNHFTFQVVLSICDRAGFVDDACRIFHLMSRVYKVKVSEEQYSLIIGLLDRFGRVEEAQRFTTLSSSLS